From a single Cucurbita pepo subsp. pepo cultivar mu-cu-16 unplaced genomic scaffold, ASM280686v2 Cp4.1_scaffold002140, whole genome shotgun sequence genomic region:
- the LOC111786613 gene encoding endochitinase-like codes for YQTFCSNYNYGPAGRALNLNLLGNPDLVATDAIVAFKTAIWFWMTPQGNKPSCHDVITGRWQPSAADSAAGRVPGYGVITNIINGGLECGRGADSRVADRIGFYKRYCDLLGIGYGNNLDCNNQRSF; via the coding sequence TATCAAACGTTTTGTAGTAACTACAACTACGGGCCAGCGGGTAGGGCgctaaatttgaatttgctAGGCAACCCTGATTTGGTAGCCACGGATGCGATTGTTGCATTCAAGACAGCCATTTGGTTCTGGATGACACCACAAGGAAACAAGCCATCGTGCCATGATGTTATCACTGGGAGATGGCAGCCTTCGGCCGCCGACAGCGCTGCCGGGAGAGTGCCTGGGTATGGTGTCATCACCAACATCATCAATGGTGGGCTCGAGTGTGGGCGTGGTGCCGATAGCAGAGTTGCTGATAGAATTGGGTTTTACAAAAGGTACTGTGACTTGTTGGGCATCGGCTATGGCAACAACTTGGATTGCAACAATCAAAGGTCTTTCTAA